Proteins from a single region of Mucilaginibacter daejeonensis:
- a CDS encoding exo-beta-1,4-galactosidase: MRINLSLLRPAKSTWALRLLVVCLYFLTTAFTDPAPISLEGMWRFRIDRNDQGIAQKCYLQKLTDQIKLPGSMAQNLKGDDITLQTKWTGSIYDSSYYFNPHLAKYRQPGNIHIPFWLTPAKHYVGAAWYQRQVTIPQTWAGKRVVLYLERAHIKTQVWVDDHEIGGQNSLVAPHEYDLTSCLAPGNHQITIRIDNRLTEVNVGPDSHSVTDHTQGNWNGIIGKMELQAGALVHIDEIQVFPQISTHTAHVKLTVSNPTGKAFKGNMTLSAKSFNSSTVHQTRAAVAEVSLDSKATRTIDLDLPMGKEVQLWDEFSPALYRLSASISAKGAPVTQQYTEFGMREFTIKGTQFLVNGRPVFLRGTVNNCEFPLTGYPPTSVADWLRIFKTARAHGLNHMRFHSWCPPDAAFKAANLTGFYLQPEGPSWPNHGVAIGRGAPIDQYLYAETARMERYYGNHPSYCMLSAGNEPAGDQVRYLNAFIDHWKNTDTRRVYTGMSVGGSWPVVPNAQYQVRGGVRGLTWDKRPESISDFSEGIVKFKVPLVAHEMGQWCVFPDFTEIKDYTGVYRAKNFELFQQDLKDQGMGDQARSFLMASGKLQVLCYKNEIEKVLRTPNYGGFQLLGLQDFPGQGTALVGVLNAFWKEKGYVTPPQFERFCNTTVPLVALPKFVFTNDETLEADIMVAHWGAAPLKKPVFNWTITDPQNVVLSKGSFDPEVVELGNGIPVGKIKMELSKITRPTKLKLQVSIADTRFMNDWNVWVYPAKPTKPTANVYYTTTLDDRAKAVLDTGGKVFLNMAGKVVKGKEVAMYFQPVFWNTSWFKMRPPHVTGMLIQSKSPAFATFPTDYHSDLQWWEIANRAQVMILEDMPAGFRPLVQPIDTWFLNRRLGLIFEAKVGKGKIMVSSAALGPAIGEDKPAARQLFNSLMQYMGSAQFDPAGEVSFEAIKDIMVSPSKYQFNTYTKDSPDELKPNSNQNKPKKN; this comes from the coding sequence ATGCGTATTAACTTGTCTCTGCTCCGCCCGGCCAAAAGTACATGGGCCCTACGCCTGTTGGTGGTATGCTTATACTTCCTCACCACCGCCTTTACCGATCCTGCTCCTATTTCGTTAGAGGGGATGTGGCGTTTCCGGATCGACCGGAATGACCAGGGTATCGCCCAAAAATGCTACCTGCAAAAACTGACCGACCAGATCAAACTGCCCGGCTCCATGGCCCAAAACCTGAAGGGTGATGACATTACCTTACAAACCAAGTGGACCGGCAGCATCTATGATAGTTCGTACTACTTTAACCCACATCTGGCCAAGTACCGCCAGCCGGGTAATATTCATATCCCGTTCTGGCTTACACCGGCTAAGCATTATGTAGGCGCGGCCTGGTACCAAAGGCAGGTCACCATTCCACAAACATGGGCCGGTAAGCGAGTAGTGCTTTACCTTGAAAGAGCGCACATTAAAACACAGGTTTGGGTAGATGACCACGAGATCGGCGGTCAGAACAGCCTGGTAGCCCCGCACGAATACGACCTGACCAGCTGCCTTGCCCCTGGCAACCACCAAATCACCATCAGGATCGATAACCGCCTTACCGAAGTGAACGTAGGCCCTGATTCGCACAGCGTGACCGACCATACGCAGGGCAACTGGAACGGTATCATTGGCAAGATGGAGCTGCAGGCCGGTGCCCTGGTACACATCGATGAGATACAGGTTTTCCCGCAGATCAGCACGCATACGGCTCATGTGAAGTTAACAGTAAGCAATCCCACCGGCAAAGCGTTCAAAGGTAACATGACCCTAAGTGCCAAGAGCTTTAATAGTAGTACCGTTCATCAAACGCGTGCGGCAGTAGCCGAGGTCAGCCTCGATAGCAAAGCCACCCGCACCATTGATCTTGATCTGCCCATGGGTAAGGAGGTGCAACTTTGGGACGAGTTCAGCCCGGCGCTGTACCGCCTGAGCGCATCGATCAGTGCCAAGGGCGCACCCGTTACTCAACAGTATACCGAGTTTGGCATGCGCGAGTTCACCATCAAAGGCACGCAGTTCCTGGTGAACGGCAGGCCGGTGTTCTTGCGTGGAACCGTGAACAATTGCGAATTTCCGCTCACCGGCTATCCGCCTACCAGCGTGGCCGATTGGCTGCGCATATTCAAGACCGCGCGTGCGCATGGGCTTAACCACATGCGTTTTCACTCGTGGTGCCCGCCCGATGCGGCCTTTAAAGCGGCCAACCTTACCGGCTTTTACCTGCAACCCGAAGGCCCAAGCTGGCCTAACCATGGCGTGGCCATTGGCCGTGGCGCACCCATTGACCAGTATCTATATGCCGAAACGGCCCGCATGGAACGTTACTACGGCAACCATCCATCGTATTGCATGCTATCGGCGGGTAATGAACCTGCAGGCGACCAAGTGCGTTACCTGAATGCCTTTATCGATCATTGGAAAAATACCGACACCCGGCGGGTGTACACGGGCATGTCGGTAGGTGGTAGCTGGCCTGTGGTGCCTAACGCACAGTACCAGGTGCGTGGCGGCGTACGCGGACTGACCTGGGACAAACGCCCCGAAAGCATCAGCGATTTTAGCGAAGGCATAGTCAAATTCAAGGTCCCCCTTGTTGCACACGAGATGGGCCAATGGTGTGTATTCCCCGACTTTACCGAGATCAAAGACTATACCGGTGTTTACCGCGCCAAGAATTTTGAGCTGTTCCAGCAAGACCTGAAAGATCAGGGCATGGGCGATCAGGCGCGCAGTTTTTTGATGGCATCGGGCAAATTGCAGGTGCTGTGTTACAAGAACGAGATCGAGAAGGTACTGCGCACACCTAATTATGGCGGCTTCCAGTTGCTGGGCTTGCAGGATTTTCCCGGACAGGGCACGGCGCTGGTAGGCGTGCTGAACGCTTTTTGGAAAGAAAAAGGCTACGTGACCCCGCCCCAGTTCGAGCGTTTTTGCAATACCACCGTACCGCTGGTGGCGCTGCCTAAATTCGTGTTCACCAATGATGAGACGTTGGAGGCCGACATTATGGTGGCCCATTGGGGCGCAGCACCTTTAAAAAAGCCGGTATTCAACTGGACCATCACCGACCCGCAGAACGTGGTGCTGAGTAAAGGCAGCTTTGACCCGGAAGTGGTCGAGTTGGGCAACGGCATCCCGGTGGGTAAGATCAAAATGGAACTCAGCAAGATCACCCGACCTACCAAACTTAAGCTACAGGTGAGCATAGCCGATACCCGCTTCATGAACGACTGGAATGTTTGGGTGTACCCGGCCAAGCCAACCAAACCTACCGCCAACGTATACTATACCACCACGCTTGATGACCGCGCCAAAGCGGTGTTGGATACCGGCGGCAAGGTATTCCTGAATATGGCGGGCAAAGTGGTGAAAGGAAAAGAGGTGGCCATGTATTTTCAGCCGGTGTTCTGGAACACGTCATGGTTCAAGATGCGCCCGCCGCATGTGACCGGCATGCTGATCCAAAGCAAAAGCCCGGCATTTGCCACCTTCCCTACCGACTACCACAGCGACCTGCAATGGTGGGAGATCGCCAACCGCGCGCAGGTCATGATCCTGGAGGATATGCCGGCAGGCTTCAGGCCGCTGGTGCAACCGATAGATACCTGGTTCCTGAACCGCAGGCTGGGACTCATCTTCGAGGCCAAGGTGGGCAAAGGCAAGATCATGGTATCGAGCGCGGCACTTGGTCCGGCTATTGGTGAGGATAAGCCCGCTGCAAGGCAATTGTTCAACAGTTTGATGCAGTACATGGGTTCGGCCCAATTCGACCCGGCAGGCGAGGTAAGCTTCGAGGCCATTAAGGATATCATGGTGAGTCCATCGAAGTACCAATTTAATACCTATACTAAGGACAGTCCCGACGAGTTAAAGCCCAATTCGAACCAGAACAAACCAAAAAAGAATTAG
- a CDS encoding carboxypeptidase-like regulatory domain-containing protein, with product MKKALSVAVSMLAVAVSAVRAQIPAPPKTTKLFFEKVYLHTDRQVYTPTDDVWYKAYLVNAQDGHLLNTSKDLYVELITPEGKILQHQILALNNGLAKGDLHIPDSLMAGNYRLRAYTNWMRNFGDNFIFEKTLRIVTNKADNKPAPVAGELSVRFFPEGGSLVSGLSSIVAVKAELSDGKAQALLGAVLSSQGDTVAHFDTDSAGVGSFALLPLPGQTYKARISRQSKTFTLPTPLGNGLALKIMRKDTTCYAVVSCNEAATATYAPQTLTIKVRTYGRVTYQQNFQLKGNTAAVVIPAGQLPAGISSITLYDGQQKPNCERLIYLDNAPKYALDLKLNKPAYQTREQVALNVTLTDKAGKPVNSNFSMAAVDAGVAPMDDDNITSYLMLRSELKGDIVNPARYFDTTNVQRYKQLDLLLLTQGWRDLIWKRLADTALRIAYIPEQGLSLSGTVQDKKKAPLPNANITLTAPGASGRRLFWAKTNEQGRYFFDALQLYGQQTVHLTSKDNKGKSTGVLTLDSLTIDRPAIAPQKPEAYLQMGANMVNNAALVKQVALARQRSLSDTLIRLKDVEVKKQQPQQVLRDRPVTSFGYKDEVLTIKPEDKRYNTLRDYIQFTSKQARVDAANNRLYFVADGKSRTPRFVIDNRDALFNDNDPDDVIDMISNSYLDLPTTSVEKVVIKKMIGGPSLVLSNPDGSAAQAATPREQLNANSAASSSIEPVFVIYLTLKPDAFKTPEPGSVKARIEGYYEARTFYEPVYDNTRKNERPDTRPTLHWEPMGTTGATGNRTISFYNSDSKTNVRIVVQGITDTGVPVTAVRSYNVK from the coding sequence ATGAAAAAAGCCTTGTCCGTTGCTGTGTCAATGTTGGCCGTAGCCGTATCCGCTGTCCGGGCGCAAATCCCGGCGCCACCCAAGACCACTAAATTATTCTTTGAAAAAGTATACCTGCACACCGACCGGCAAGTGTACACCCCTACCGATGATGTTTGGTACAAGGCCTACCTGGTGAACGCCCAAGATGGCCATCTGCTGAACACCAGCAAGGACCTTTATGTAGAACTGATCACACCCGAGGGCAAGATATTACAGCACCAGATCCTGGCGCTCAATAACGGTTTGGCTAAAGGCGACCTGCATATACCCGACTCATTGATGGCCGGCAACTACCGCCTGCGTGCCTACACCAACTGGATGCGCAACTTTGGCGACAACTTTATTTTTGAGAAGACGCTGCGCATCGTTACCAATAAAGCAGATAACAAGCCGGCACCCGTTGCAGGCGAATTGAGCGTAAGGTTCTTCCCCGAAGGTGGCTCGCTGGTCAGCGGCCTGAGCAGCATAGTGGCCGTAAAGGCCGAACTTTCTGACGGGAAAGCACAGGCCCTTTTAGGTGCGGTGCTATCCTCACAGGGCGATACCGTGGCTCATTTTGATACCGATAGCGCCGGCGTAGGTTCATTTGCCCTGCTGCCTTTGCCTGGCCAAACCTACAAAGCACGCATTAGCCGCCAAAGCAAAACCTTCACCTTACCCACACCGCTTGGCAACGGGTTAGCCTTAAAGATCATGCGGAAGGATACCACCTGTTATGCAGTGGTAAGCTGTAATGAAGCCGCCACGGCCACCTATGCCCCGCAAACCTTAACGATCAAGGTACGTACCTACGGCCGCGTTACCTATCAGCAAAACTTTCAGCTAAAGGGCAACACGGCAGCCGTGGTGATACCGGCCGGTCAGCTACCTGCGGGCATCAGCAGTATCACATTGTATGATGGCCAGCAAAAGCCCAACTGCGAGCGATTGATCTATCTGGATAACGCGCCGAAGTATGCCCTCGACCTTAAGCTGAACAAACCGGCCTACCAAACCCGGGAGCAGGTGGCCCTCAACGTTACTCTGACCGATAAAGCGGGCAAACCGGTTAACAGCAACTTCTCGATGGCCGCGGTGGATGCCGGCGTAGCACCAATGGATGATGACAACATCACCTCGTACCTGATGCTGCGCTCGGAGCTGAAAGGCGACATCGTGAACCCGGCCCGCTACTTTGACACCACCAACGTTCAACGCTATAAGCAACTCGACCTGTTGCTCCTCACTCAAGGCTGGCGCGACCTGATCTGGAAACGCCTGGCCGATACCGCCCTACGCATCGCATACATTCCGGAGCAGGGCTTAAGCCTGTCGGGTACCGTGCAAGATAAGAAGAAGGCACCGCTGCCCAACGCCAACATCACACTTACGGCCCCGGGAGCCAGCGGTCGCCGGTTGTTTTGGGCCAAGACCAATGAGCAAGGCCGGTACTTTTTTGATGCCCTACAACTCTATGGTCAACAAACCGTTCATCTCACCTCTAAGGATAACAAAGGCAAGAGCACAGGGGTGCTCACGCTCGATTCGCTGACTATAGACCGCCCGGCCATAGCACCGCAAAAGCCAGAGGCATACCTGCAAATGGGCGCCAATATGGTGAACAACGCAGCCTTGGTAAAACAAGTGGCCCTGGCCAGGCAACGCAGCCTGAGCGATACGCTGATCCGACTTAAAGATGTGGAGGTGAAGAAACAGCAGCCGCAACAGGTGTTACGCGATCGCCCGGTGACCAGCTTTGGTTATAAGGATGAGGTACTGACCATTAAGCCGGAGGATAAGCGCTACAACACCCTGCGCGATTACATTCAGTTCACGTCTAAACAGGCGCGTGTGGACGCCGCCAACAACCGCCTATATTTTGTGGCCGATGGCAAAAGCAGAACACCACGCTTTGTGATCGATAACCGCGATGCGCTCTTCAACGACAACGACCCAGATGACGTGATCGATATGATATCGAATTCCTACCTCGACCTGCCTACCACCTCGGTAGAAAAGGTGGTGATCAAGAAAATGATCGGCGGTCCGTCGCTGGTGTTGAGTAACCCTGATGGTTCGGCCGCCCAGGCAGCCACCCCGCGTGAGCAGCTCAATGCCAATTCCGCGGCTTCATCGTCTATCGAGCCGGTATTCGTGATCTACCTTACCCTCAAGCCTGATGCCTTTAAAACACCAGAGCCTGGCTCGGTGAAGGCCAGGATCGAAGGTTACTACGAGGCCCGTACCTTTTATGAGCCAGTGTACGATAACACCCGCAAGAACGAACGCCCCGACACCCGCCCTACGCTGCATTGGGAACCCATGGGTACCACAGGGGCCACCGGTAACCGCACCATCAGCTTCTACAACAGCGACAGCAAGACCAATGTACGCATCGTGGTGCAGGGCATAACCGATACGGGCGTCCCGGTAACGGCCGTGAGGTCATACAATGTGAAATAA
- a CDS encoding glycoside hydrolase family 88/105 protein gives MRKVLCATALLLASFCTNAQTSKDPEAVIRRVADNVIANTSYQFINTKTKAKYSSTKGLEPTTDLRAESEYNKWYYPMGVLAIGMVQLSSTLNDPKYAEYAAHNYDFVFSNLSYFEKLYKENKRPEWNAFFAMNELDACGALSAGLADVNETAKRADYNAYLKRAADYISNKQVRAADKTLIRPDPRKMTLWADDLYMSVPFLARMGKITGDNRYFDDAITQVENFTKYLYDEKTGLYIHCYYTDVAQQGVARWGRCNGWLAIAQVELLSHLPANHPKRKHLTELLLRQIVGFARYQDTSGLWNQVLDKKDSYLETSVTAMFTYAVAKAVNEGWIPKTYIRIANEGWNGVASKVDPQGRLLDVCIGTGTSEVLSFYYKRPAPFNDVHGHGPVLLAGLEMVKYNRANPPKK, from the coding sequence ATGAGAAAAGTTCTATGCGCAACTGCTTTACTTTTGGCAAGCTTTTGCACAAATGCACAAACCAGTAAAGACCCTGAAGCGGTGATCCGCCGCGTGGCCGACAATGTGATCGCCAACACCTCTTACCAATTCATCAACACCAAGACCAAGGCCAAGTACTCCTCAACTAAAGGCCTCGAACCCACCACCGACCTGCGCGCCGAGAGCGAGTACAACAAATGGTATTACCCCATGGGCGTGCTGGCCATTGGCATGGTACAGCTCAGCAGTACCCTTAACGATCCTAAGTACGCCGAATACGCTGCCCACAATTATGATTTTGTGTTCAGCAACCTGAGTTATTTTGAGAAGTTGTACAAGGAGAACAAACGCCCCGAGTGGAACGCCTTTTTTGCCATGAACGAGCTGGATGCCTGCGGCGCCCTGTCAGCTGGCCTGGCCGATGTGAACGAGACCGCCAAACGGGCTGACTACAACGCCTACCTGAAACGCGCGGCCGACTATATCAGCAACAAACAGGTACGCGCGGCCGATAAGACCCTGATCCGCCCCGACCCCAGGAAGATGACCCTTTGGGCCGACGACCTGTATATGAGCGTGCCCTTTTTGGCGCGTATGGGCAAGATCACCGGCGATAACCGCTACTTTGATGATGCCATTACCCAGGTAGAGAACTTTACCAAATACCTTTACGACGAAAAGACCGGCCTGTACATCCATTGCTATTACACTGATGTGGCCCAGCAGGGCGTTGCACGCTGGGGTCGTTGCAACGGCTGGCTGGCCATTGCCCAGGTCGAATTGCTTTCGCACCTGCCGGCCAACCATCCAAAACGTAAGCACCTGACCGAACTGCTATTGCGCCAGATCGTGGGTTTTGCCCGCTACCAGGACACCTCAGGCCTATGGAACCAGGTGCTGGATAAAAAGGATTCGTACCTGGAGACCTCTGTTACCGCCATGTTCACCTACGCGGTGGCCAAGGCCGTGAATGAGGGCTGGATCCCTAAGACCTACATCCGTATAGCCAATGAGGGCTGGAACGGTGTGGCCTCTAAAGTTGACCCGCAGGGCCGTTTGCTGGATGTATGCATAGGCACCGGTACCTCAGAGGTACTGAGCTTTTACTACAAGCGCCCTGCCCCATTTAATGATGTGCATGGCCACGGCCCTGTACTACTGGCCGGCTTGGAAATGGTGAAATACAATCGCGCCAATCCGCCTAAGAAATAA
- a CDS encoding FKBP-type peptidyl-prolyl cis-trans isomerase — translation MKKIMWICGLLIVGLTACTKNSDDDANSVTPAQQAIIDDNAIQAYIKANNITATKDESGVYYSVITPGTGAYPTATSTVNVNYKGQLINGSQFDSGNFSTVVNGNVIAGWKVGLTKINKGGRLLLLIPSALGYGRYGSGPIPPNAVLVFTIDMISIN, via the coding sequence ATGAAAAAGATAATGTGGATATGCGGCCTGCTAATCGTTGGCCTTACCGCCTGTACCAAGAACAGCGACGATGATGCCAACAGCGTAACGCCGGCGCAACAGGCCATTATTGATGATAACGCCATACAGGCCTACATCAAAGCCAATAATATCACGGCCACTAAGGATGAGTCGGGCGTGTACTACTCCGTAATAACACCTGGCACAGGCGCTTACCCAACCGCAACGTCTACCGTTAACGTCAACTACAAAGGCCAGCTCATTAACGGCAGCCAGTTCGATAGCGGCAACTTTTCTACCGTGGTGAACGGAAACGTGATCGCCGGCTGGAAGGTAGGCCTCACCAAGATCAATAAAGGCGGCCGCCTGCTGCTACTTATCCCATCGGCACTTGGCTACGGCCGTTACGGCTCGGGCCCTATACCACCCAACGCTGTGCTGGTGTTCACGATCGATATGATCAGCATCAACTAA
- the aspS gene encoding aspartate--tRNA ligase encodes MLRTHTCGELNMAHLGQTVTLCGWVQRSRDLGGTTFIDVRDRYGLTQLVLNTDTDADLREAGKGLGREFVVQVTGKVLERTNKNPKLPTGDIEIAVEALNILNEAKIPPFLIEDDTDGGEELRAKYRYLDLRRNPLRNNLIMRHQIAQEIRRYLDAQSFIEVETPVLIKSTPEGARDFVVPSRMSPGEFYALPQSPQTFKQLLMVSGFDRYFQIVKCFRDEDLRADRQPEFTQIDCEMSFIEQEDILNIFEGMARHLFNKVKGIELGDFPRMQYADAMRLYGSDKPDIRFGMQFVELNDIVKNKGFVVFDNAELVVAINAKGAASYTRKQLDELTEWLKRPQIGATGLIYMRHNEDGTLKSSVDKFYNEEELKKWSETLATEPGDLVLVLAGHTDKVRKQMNELRLEMGGRLGLRNKDQFAPLWVLDFPLLEFDEESGRYHAMHHPFTSPKPEDIDKLDTDPGSVRANAYDMVINGIEVGGGSIRIYDRKLQALMFKHLGFSAEEAQKQFGFLMDAFEFGAPPHGGIALGFDRLCSIFAGLDSIRDVIAFPKNNSGRDVMIDSPSGIAEAQMQELCIKTTV; translated from the coding sequence ATGCTCAGAACTCACACTTGTGGCGAATTGAATATGGCTCATTTGGGCCAAACCGTGACCCTTTGCGGATGGGTGCAAAGATCACGCGATCTGGGTGGCACCACGTTCATTGACGTGCGCGACCGCTATGGTTTAACACAATTGGTGCTGAACACCGATACTGATGCTGATCTGCGTGAGGCCGGCAAGGGCCTGGGCCGCGAATTTGTGGTACAGGTGACCGGTAAGGTACTGGAGCGCACCAACAAGAACCCTAAACTGCCCACTGGCGACATCGAGATCGCTGTGGAGGCATTGAACATACTGAACGAGGCCAAGATACCTCCGTTCCTGATCGAGGATGATACCGATGGCGGCGAGGAATTGCGTGCCAAGTACCGTTACCTGGATCTGCGCCGTAACCCGCTGCGTAACAACCTGATCATGCGCCACCAGATCGCGCAGGAGATACGCCGTTACCTGGATGCGCAAAGCTTTATCGAGGTGGAAACCCCGGTGCTGATCAAATCGACCCCTGAGGGTGCACGTGACTTTGTGGTGCCAAGCCGCATGAGTCCAGGCGAGTTCTACGCCCTGCCACAATCGCCGCAAACCTTTAAGCAATTGCTGATGGTGAGCGGTTTTGATCGTTACTTCCAGATCGTGAAATGTTTCCGTGATGAGGACCTGCGCGCCGATCGCCAGCCCGAGTTCACGCAGATCGATTGCGAGATGTCGTTCATTGAGCAGGAAGACATCCTGAACATATTCGAAGGTATGGCCCGTCACCTGTTCAACAAGGTAAAAGGCATCGAGTTGGGCGATTTCCCACGTATGCAATATGCCGATGCCATGCGCCTTTACGGGTCTGACAAACCGGATATCCGTTTCGGTATGCAGTTCGTGGAGCTGAACGACATCGTGAAGAACAAAGGCTTTGTGGTTTTCGATAACGCTGAACTGGTAGTGGCCATTAACGCTAAAGGTGCGGCAAGCTATACCCGTAAACAACTGGACGAACTGACCGAGTGGTTAAAACGCCCGCAGATCGGTGCTACCGGTCTGATCTACATGCGCCATAACGAGGATGGCACGCTGAAATCGTCAGTAGATAAGTTCTACAATGAAGAAGAACTGAAAAAATGGAGCGAGACCCTGGCCACCGAGCCGGGCGACCTGGTACTGGTACTGGCCGGACACACCGATAAAGTACGCAAGCAAATGAACGAGTTGCGCCTCGAGATGGGTGGCCGCTTAGGTCTGCGTAATAAGGACCAGTTCGCGCCGCTTTGGGTGCTCGATTTCCCGTTACTCGAGTTTGACGAAGAAAGTGGCCGTTACCATGCCATGCACCACCCGTTCACCTCGCCAAAACCTGAGGATATCGACAAGCTGGACACTGATCCGGGTTCGGTACGTGCCAATGCTTATGATATGGTGATCAACGGTATCGAAGTGGGTGGCGGTTCTATCCGTATCTATGACCGTAAGCTGCAGGCACTGATGTTCAAGCACCTGGGCTTTAGTGCCGAGGAAGCTCAAAAGCAATTCGGCTTCCTGATGGATGCTTTTGAATTCGGTGCGCCGCCGCATGGTGGTATCGCTCTGGGCTTTGATCGTTTGTGTTCGATATTCGCAGGTTTGGACTCCATCCGTGATGTGATCGCCTTCCCTAAAAATAATTCGGGCCGCGATGTGATGATCGATTCTCCATCGGGCATTGCCGAGGCACAAATGCAGGAGCTTTGTATCAAGACCACCGTTTGA
- a CDS encoding ribosomal maturation YjgA family protein: protein MLKKRLIYALLIITVIIAGLASRRVTAIPLWIGDLLWALMVYLIVRFLFIRSTIKKVAVISLAFCFAIEFSQLYHAPWIDALRQTLFGKLVLGSGFLWGDLLAYMAGVAIGVISEYLALKEERRR from the coding sequence ATGCTTAAAAAACGCCTTATCTACGCCCTGCTCATTATTACCGTGATCATAGCCGGACTTGCCTCGCGACGTGTCACAGCCATTCCGCTATGGATCGGCGATCTGCTTTGGGCGCTGATGGTGTACCTCATCGTGCGTTTCCTGTTCATTCGGTCAACCATTAAAAAGGTAGCGGTCATTAGCCTGGCGTTCTGTTTCGCTATTGAATTCAGCCAGTTGTACCATGCGCCATGGATAGACGCGCTGCGCCAGACACTCTTCGGCAAACTGGTATTAGGCAGCGGCTTTTTATGGGGCGACCTGCTGGCGTATATGGCCGGGGTGGCGATCGGTGTAATAAGCGAATACCTAGCCTTGAAGGAAGAGCGTAGAAGATAA
- a CDS encoding carboxylesterase family protein: MPYPPQHLDLYIKRSILFTIIFVAYCLNKADAQKMSDDPLRIDSMTMVSAKAKLNALSIEPFQKASYTDGASVIPYRFMLPEAMHAGEKYPLVITLHNSSRVGDDNVSQLEPLARIWLLSGARSGYKAFVLAPQFKSRSSVYTADSAAGVLTSSPSADVKALYSLTKELEHDHPEIDTRRVYVVGYSMGASTAQNLVAMDPHHFAAVVSIAAVPDMRHADAFKKLPIWLVHGQLDADNPYNGSVALYKAIAGNRSAKFVSYQYLTHNNIMVPFLNAEVIPGWLFKQVKR; the protein is encoded by the coding sequence ATGCCTTATCCACCTCAACACCTGGATCTCTACATTAAGCGTTCCATACTATTCACCATCATTTTTGTGGCGTACTGTTTAAATAAGGCAGATGCGCAAAAGATGAGTGATGATCCACTCAGGATCGATAGCATGACCATGGTATCGGCCAAGGCCAAACTGAACGCACTTTCTATCGAGCCTTTTCAAAAAGCGAGCTATACGGATGGGGCGTCAGTGATCCCGTACCGGTTCATGTTGCCCGAAGCCATGCATGCTGGAGAAAAATATCCGCTGGTGATAACCCTACATAATTCGAGTCGTGTGGGCGATGATAATGTTTCGCAATTGGAGCCGCTGGCCAGGATCTGGCTTTTGTCCGGCGCACGTTCAGGATATAAAGCCTTTGTGCTGGCGCCTCAGTTCAAAAGCCGGTCGTCGGTCTACACCGCCGATAGTGCCGCAGGTGTACTCACCTCCTCGCCATCGGCAGATGTAAAGGCGCTGTACTCTCTCACCAAAGAACTGGAGCATGACCATCCCGAGATCGATACGCGGCGCGTATATGTGGTGGGCTATTCGATGGGGGCATCCACCGCTCAAAACCTGGTGGCCATGGATCCCCACCACTTTGCGGCTGTGGTAAGCATAGCAGCGGTACCGGATATGAGGCATGCTGATGCTTTTAAAAAGCTCCCCATTTGGCTGGTGCACGGCCAACTGGACGCCGATAATCCATATAATGGAAGCGTGGCACTATACAAGGCTATAGCCGGCAACCGATCAGCAAAGTTCGTTTCGTATCAGTATCTCACCCACAACAACATCATGGTGCCGTTCCTCAATGCCGAGGTTATTCCGGGGTGGCTTTTCAAGCAGGTGAAGCGATAA